One genomic region from Jiangella sp. DSM 45060 encodes:
- the serA gene encoding phosphoglycerate dehydrogenase: MTKPVVLIAEELSPATVDALGPDFEIRKVDGADRAALLPAIVDVDAILVRSATKVDAEAIAAAKKLKVIARAGVGLDNVDVKAATQAGVMVVNAPTSNITSAAELAIGLLLATARNIAPADKALKGGEWKRSKYSGVELYEKTVGIVGLGRIGVLVAQRLSSFGMNVIAYDPYVPAARAAQMGVRSVSLDQLLEESDFITVHLPKTPETVGLIGEQALRKVKPTVRVINAARGGIVDEHALALALKEGRVAGAGIDVFASEPTTESPLFDFESVVVTPHLGASTDEAQEKAGVSVAKSVRLALAGELVPDAVNVKGGAIAEDVRPGIPLAEKLGRIFTALAAGVATQLDVEVRGEITAHDVKILELAALKGVFADVVEDPVSYVNAPLIAADRGVEVRLVTDEESADYRNLVTLRGVLADGRTVSVSGTLSGPKHVEKIVEVLGYDIEVVPAEHMAFLRYTDRPGIVGTVGRVLGEADVNIAGMQVSRTGKGGQALVAMTVDQAVPGQVLDDIVAAIGAEWGRTVDLDG; this comes from the coding sequence GTGACCAAGCCCGTCGTACTCATCGCCGAAGAGCTCTCGCCCGCCACCGTCGACGCGCTCGGGCCTGACTTCGAGATCCGCAAGGTCGACGGCGCCGACCGCGCGGCCCTGCTGCCGGCCATCGTCGACGTCGACGCCATCCTGGTCCGCTCGGCCACCAAGGTCGACGCCGAGGCCATCGCCGCGGCGAAGAAGCTCAAGGTCATCGCCCGTGCGGGCGTCGGCCTCGACAACGTCGACGTGAAGGCCGCCACGCAGGCCGGCGTCATGGTCGTCAACGCGCCCACCTCCAACATCACCAGCGCCGCCGAGCTGGCCATCGGCCTGCTGCTGGCCACCGCCCGCAACATCGCCCCGGCCGACAAGGCGCTCAAGGGCGGCGAGTGGAAGCGCAGCAAGTACTCCGGCGTCGAGCTGTACGAGAAGACGGTCGGCATCGTGGGCCTCGGCCGCATCGGCGTCCTCGTCGCGCAGCGGCTGTCGTCGTTCGGCATGAACGTCATCGCGTACGACCCCTACGTGCCGGCCGCGCGGGCCGCGCAGATGGGCGTGCGCAGCGTGTCGCTCGACCAGCTGCTCGAGGAGAGCGACTTCATCACCGTCCACCTGCCGAAGACGCCCGAGACCGTCGGCCTCATCGGCGAGCAGGCGCTGCGCAAGGTGAAGCCCACGGTGCGGGTCATCAACGCCGCGCGCGGCGGCATCGTCGACGAGCACGCGCTCGCCCTGGCGCTCAAGGAGGGCAGGGTCGCCGGCGCCGGCATCGACGTGTTCGCGTCCGAGCCGACCACCGAGTCGCCGCTGTTCGACTTCGAGTCGGTCGTCGTCACGCCGCACCTCGGCGCGTCCACCGACGAGGCGCAGGAGAAGGCGGGCGTGTCGGTGGCGAAGTCCGTCCGGCTGGCCCTCGCCGGCGAGCTGGTGCCCGACGCCGTCAACGTCAAGGGCGGCGCCATCGCCGAGGACGTCCGGCCCGGCATCCCGCTGGCCGAGAAGCTCGGCCGCATCTTCACCGCGCTGGCCGCCGGCGTCGCGACGCAGCTCGACGTCGAGGTCCGCGGCGAGATCACCGCGCACGACGTGAAGATCCTCGAGCTGGCCGCGCTGAAGGGGGTCTTCGCCGACGTCGTCGAGGACCCTGTCTCCTACGTCAACGCGCCGCTCATCGCCGCCGACCGCGGGGTCGAGGTCCGGCTGGTCACCGACGAGGAGTCGGCCGACTACCGCAACCTCGTCACGCTGCGCGGCGTGCTCGCCGACGGCCGCACGGTGTCGGTGTCGGGCACGCTGTCCGGGCCGAAGCACGTCGAGAAGATCGTCGAGGTGCTGGGCTACGACATCGAGGTGGTGCCGGCCGAGCACATGGCGTTCCTGCGCTACACCGACCGCCCCGGCATCGTCGGCACCGTCGGCCGCGTGCTCGGCGAGGCCGACGTCAACATCGCCGGCATGCAGGTCAGCCGCACCGGAAAGGGCGGCCAGGCGCTCGTCGCCATGACCGTCGACCAGGCCGTTCCCGGCCAGGTGCTCGACGACATCGTCGCCGCCATCG